The Mycolicibacterium smegmatis genome has a window encoding:
- the rplV gene encoding 50S ribosomal protein L22: MSTVTEFPSATAKARYVRVSATKARRVIDLVRGKSVEEALDILRWAPQAASEPVAKVIASAAANAQNNEGLDPSTLVVATVYADEGPTAKRIRPRAQGRAFRIRKRTSHITVIVESRPPKQKGASAASARSRRAQGSKAAATKKSAETKEGSE; encoded by the coding sequence ATGAGCACTGTCACTGAATTTCCATCCGCGACGGCGAAGGCACGCTACGTGCGTGTCTCGGCCACCAAGGCCCGCCGCGTCATCGACCTGGTCCGCGGCAAGAGCGTCGAGGAAGCCCTCGACATCCTGCGGTGGGCGCCGCAGGCCGCCAGCGAACCGGTCGCCAAGGTGATCGCGAGCGCTGCCGCCAACGCGCAGAACAACGAGGGGCTGGACCCGTCCACCCTGGTGGTCGCCACCGTCTACGCCGACGAGGGCCCGACCGCCAAGCGCATCCGTCCGCGTGCCCAGGGCCGTGCCTTCCGGATCCGCAAGCGCACCAGCCACATCACCGTGATCGTGGAGAGCCGTCCGCCCAAGCAGAAGGGCGCCTCCGCCGCCTCGGCGCGTAGCCGTCGTGCGCAGGGCAGCAAGGCTGCTGCGACGAAGAAGTCTGCCGAGACGAAGGAGGGCTCGGAGTAG
- the rpsC gene encoding 30S ribosomal protein S3: MGQKINPHGFRLGITTEWKSRWYADKQYKDYVKEDVAIRKLLATGLERAGIADVEIERTRDRVRVDIHTARPGIVIGRRGTEADRIRADLEKLTGKQVQLNILEVKNPESQAQLVAQGVAEQLSNRVAFRRAMRKAIQSAMRQPNVKGIRVQCSGRLGGAEMSRSEFYREGRVPLHTLRADIDYGLYEAKTTFGRIGVKVWIYKGDIVGGKRELAAAAPASDRPRRERPSGTRPRRSGSAGTTATSTEAGRAATSDAPAAGTAAAAEAPAESTES; encoded by the coding sequence GTGGGCCAGAAGATCAATCCCCACGGTTTCCGCCTCGGCATCACGACCGAGTGGAAGTCCCGTTGGTACGCCGACAAGCAGTACAAGGATTACGTCAAGGAAGACGTCGCGATCCGCAAGCTGCTGGCCACCGGTCTGGAGCGGGCCGGCATCGCCGATGTGGAGATCGAAAGGACTCGCGACAGAGTTCGAGTTGATATCCACACCGCGCGTCCGGGCATCGTCATCGGTCGCCGTGGCACCGAGGCCGACCGCATCCGCGCCGACCTGGAGAAGCTGACCGGCAAGCAGGTTCAGCTCAACATCCTCGAGGTGAAGAACCCTGAGTCGCAGGCTCAGCTGGTCGCCCAGGGTGTCGCCGAGCAGCTGTCGAACCGTGTCGCGTTCCGTCGCGCCATGCGTAAGGCCATCCAGTCGGCCATGCGTCAGCCCAACGTGAAGGGCATCCGTGTGCAGTGCTCGGGCCGCCTCGGTGGCGCCGAGATGAGCCGCTCGGAGTTCTACCGCGAGGGCCGGGTTCCGCTGCACACGCTGCGGGCCGACATCGATTACGGCCTGTACGAGGCCAAGACGACCTTCGGCCGGATCGGCGTGAAGGTGTGGATCTACAAGGGCGACATCGTCGGTGGCAAGCGTGAGCTGGCCGCTGCCGCACCGGCTTCCGACCGGCCGCGTCGTGAGCGTCCGTCGGGCACCCGGCCGCGTCGTAGCGGTTCCGCGGGTACCACGGCGACGAGCACCGAGGCCGGCCGTGCAGCCACGTCAGATGCACCGGCCGCGGGTACCGCAGCTGCTGCCGAGGCGCCCGCCGAGAGCACGGAGAGCTAA
- the rplP gene encoding 50S ribosomal protein L16: protein MLIPRKVKHRKQHHPEQRGIASGGTSVSFGDYGIQALEHAYITNRQIESARIAINRHIKRGGKVWINIFPDRPLTKKPAETRMGSGKGSPEWWVANVKPGRVLFELSYPDEKTARDALTRAIHKLPIKARIVTREEQF from the coding sequence ATGCTGATTCCCCGCAAGGTCAAGCACCGCAAGCAGCATCACCCCGAGCAGCGTGGCATCGCCAGCGGCGGCACGTCGGTGAGCTTCGGTGACTACGGCATCCAGGCACTGGAGCACGCCTACATCACCAACCGGCAGATCGAGTCCGCTCGTATCGCCATCAACCGGCACATCAAGCGTGGCGGCAAGGTGTGGATCAACATCTTCCCGGACCGCCCGCTCACCAAGAAGCCCGCCGAGACCCGTATGGGCTCCGGTAAGGGTTCGCCGGAGTGGTGGGTCGCCAACGTCAAGCCCGGACGCGTGCTGTTCGAGCTGAGCTACCCCGATGAGAAGACCGCCCGGGACGCACTGACCCGCGCGATCCACAAGTTGCCGATCAAGGCACGCATCGTGACCCGAGAGGAGCAGTTCTGA
- the rpmC gene encoding 50S ribosomal protein L29, whose translation MAVGTTPGELRELTDDELKDKLRESKEELFNLRFQMATGQLSNNRRLRTVRQEIARVYTVLRERELGLASGPAGEES comes from the coding sequence ATGGCAGTGGGAACTACGCCTGGTGAACTGCGCGAACTGACCGACGACGAGTTGAAGGACAAGCTGCGCGAGTCGAAGGAAGAGCTGTTCAACCTGCGCTTCCAGATGGCCACCGGTCAGCTGTCGAACAACCGTCGGCTGCGTACCGTGCGCCAGGAGATTGCACGGGTCTACACCGTGCTGCGTGAACGTGAATTGGGCCTGGCATCCGGGCCTGCTGGTGAGGAATCGTAA
- the rpsQ gene encoding 30S ribosomal protein S17 — protein MADQKGPKYTPAAEKPRGRRKTAIGYVVSDKMQKTIVVELEDRKSHPLYGKIIRTTKKVKAHDENGEAGIGDRVSLMETRPLSATKRWRLVEILEKAK, from the coding sequence ATGGCAGATCAAAAAGGCCCTAAGTACACCCCGGCTGCCGAGAAGCCGCGCGGCCGTCGTAAGACCGCCATCGGCTACGTCGTCAGCGACAAGATGCAGAAGACCATCGTGGTCGAGCTGGAAGATCGTAAGAGCCACCCGCTCTACGGCAAGATCATCCGGACCACCAAGAAGGTCAAGGCCCACGACGAGAACGGTGAAGCCGGTATCGGCGACCGCGTCTCGCTGATGGAGACCCGTCCGCTGTCGGCCACCAAGCGGTGGCGCCTGGTCGAGATCCTGGAGAAGGCCAAGTAG
- a CDS encoding NUDIX hydrolase, giving the protein MDETREETVAVYDADGDVVGAAPRSRVYAEGLWHASAGVLVRSTDGNRIYVHRRSDTKAVFAGMHDCLAGGVLDPGEAPLQAATRELHEELGITGLIPTPLASASWDGEWAGRPMRCHLFAFGVSYDGPIRHQAEEIVDGWWWTDGELAQRLADPDWLFVPDTRVLIPKLLRR; this is encoded by the coding sequence ATGGACGAAACCCGGGAAGAGACTGTGGCCGTGTACGACGCCGACGGCGATGTGGTTGGCGCAGCGCCACGTTCGCGTGTGTACGCCGAAGGGCTGTGGCACGCGAGCGCCGGTGTGCTGGTGCGTTCGACCGACGGCAACCGGATCTACGTGCACCGTCGCTCGGACACCAAGGCCGTGTTTGCCGGCATGCACGACTGCCTGGCCGGGGGAGTGCTCGACCCGGGGGAGGCACCGCTGCAGGCCGCCACGCGAGAACTGCACGAAGAACTGGGCATCACCGGGCTGATCCCGACGCCGCTGGCGTCGGCGTCGTGGGACGGTGAATGGGCGGGACGCCCCATGCGGTGTCACCTGTTCGCGTTCGGTGTCAGCTACGACGGGCCGATCCGGCACCAGGCTGAGGAGATCGTCGACGGGTGGTGGTGGACCGACGGCGAGCTCGCGCAGCGGCTCGCCGACCCGGATTGGCTGTTCGTTCCCGACACGCGCGTGCTGATCCCGAAACTGTTACGGCGCTGA
- a CDS encoding MerR family transcriptional regulator, with protein MTVPGTDQDLLQIGEVAARTELSVKTIRHYDEVGLVVPSARSAGGFRLYTTDDVRRLMAIRRMKPLGFTLDEMGRLLDALAVLDKPAATATERATAAEVVSDCHTRAQEACDRLTRHLAYARELTEQLAKVRG; from the coding sequence ATGACCGTCCCCGGCACCGATCAGGATCTCCTGCAGATCGGCGAGGTCGCCGCGCGAACCGAGCTGTCCGTCAAGACGATCCGTCACTACGACGAGGTGGGTCTGGTGGTGCCCTCGGCGCGTTCGGCCGGCGGCTTCCGCCTGTACACCACCGACGACGTCCGGCGCCTCATGGCGATCCGGCGCATGAAACCGCTGGGTTTCACACTCGACGAGATGGGCCGGTTGCTCGACGCCCTTGCCGTCCTCGACAAACCGGCCGCCACCGCGACCGAACGTGCCACGGCCGCCGAGGTGGTCTCCGACTGCCATACCCGCGCGCAGGAAGCCTGTGACCGTCTCACGCGTCACCTCGCGTATGCGCGTGAGCTCACCGAACAGCTCGCGAAGGTGCGCGGCTAG
- a CDS encoding SulP family inorganic anion transporter gives MTSATITPREEQSVWAALRSPRRLRTEVLAGLVVALALIPEAISFSIIAGVDPRVGLFASFTMAVTIAIVGGRPAMISAATGAVALVVAPLVRSHGLDYLIATVILAGVLQLVLGGLGVARLMRFVPRSVMVGFVNALAILIFLAQIPHLLGVPWLVYPMVAVALVIIVALPKLTAAVPGPLVAIVLLTAATIGFGWSVPDVADEGKLPSSLPSLLIPNVPLNLDTLKIIAPYALTMAVVGLLESLMTAKLVDDITDTHSNKSREALGQGAANIVTGFFGGMGGCAMIGQTMINVKACGARTRISTFLAGTFLLGLVVGLGDIVGRIPMAALVAVMVMVSVGTFDWHSINPKTLRRMPKSETTVMLATVAVTVATGNLAYGVAVGTLTAMVLFARRVAHLTEVTTVGQPDPDTRVYAVRGELFFASSNDLVYQFDYVGDPDNIVIDMSQAHIWDASTVATLDAITTKYAAKGKTVRIIGMNDNSAQRHARLSGQLTGAH, from the coding sequence GTGACCTCTGCAACGATCACGCCGCGCGAAGAACAGTCGGTATGGGCCGCGCTGCGCTCGCCGCGCCGGCTCCGCACCGAGGTGCTGGCCGGCCTGGTGGTGGCCTTGGCTCTGATCCCCGAAGCGATCTCGTTCTCGATCATCGCGGGTGTCGATCCACGGGTGGGTCTGTTCGCGTCGTTCACCATGGCGGTCACCATCGCGATCGTCGGTGGGCGGCCCGCCATGATCTCCGCGGCGACAGGCGCCGTGGCCCTCGTGGTGGCCCCGCTGGTGCGCAGCCACGGACTCGATTACCTCATCGCGACGGTCATCCTGGCCGGTGTGCTGCAACTCGTGCTCGGCGGACTCGGCGTCGCACGCCTCATGCGGTTCGTCCCACGCAGCGTCATGGTCGGGTTCGTCAACGCACTGGCGATCCTCATCTTCCTGGCGCAGATCCCGCATCTGTTGGGAGTGCCGTGGCTGGTGTACCCGATGGTCGCGGTGGCCCTGGTGATCATCGTGGCGCTGCCCAAACTCACCGCAGCCGTGCCGGGCCCGCTGGTCGCGATCGTCCTGCTCACCGCCGCCACCATCGGATTCGGCTGGTCGGTTCCCGACGTCGCCGATGAGGGCAAGCTGCCGTCGAGCCTGCCGTCGCTGCTGATCCCGAACGTCCCGCTCAACCTGGACACCCTCAAGATCATCGCGCCGTACGCGCTGACGATGGCCGTCGTCGGCCTGCTGGAATCGCTGATGACCGCCAAGCTCGTCGACGACATCACCGACACCCACTCGAACAAGTCGCGTGAGGCGCTCGGTCAGGGCGCGGCGAACATCGTCACCGGATTCTTCGGCGGCATGGGCGGCTGCGCGATGATCGGCCAGACCATGATCAACGTCAAGGCATGTGGGGCGCGCACCCGCATCTCGACGTTCTTGGCGGGCACGTTTCTGCTCGGCCTCGTGGTGGGCCTGGGCGACATCGTCGGCCGGATTCCCATGGCGGCACTGGTGGCCGTGATGGTGATGGTGTCGGTGGGCACCTTCGACTGGCACAGCATCAATCCGAAGACGTTGCGGCGCATGCCCAAGAGCGAGACCACCGTCATGCTCGCGACCGTCGCGGTCACCGTCGCTACCGGCAACCTCGCCTACGGCGTGGCCGTGGGCACCCTGACGGCCATGGTGCTGTTCGCGCGCCGGGTCGCCCACCTGACCGAGGTGACGACTGTGGGTCAGCCAGACCCCGACACCCGTGTGTACGCCGTGCGCGGCGAGTTGTTCTTCGCGTCGAGCAATGATCTGGTCTACCAGTTCGACTACGTCGGCGATCCGGACAACATCGTCATCGACATGAGCCAGGCACACATCTGGGACGCCTCGACCGTGGCGACACTCGACGCCATCACCACCAAGTACGCCGCGAAAGGCAAGACGGTGCGCATCATCGGCATGAACGACAACAGCGCGCAGCGCCATGCCCGGCTCAGCGGTCAGCTCACCGGCGCACACTGA